A genomic window from Winogradskyella sp. J14-2 includes:
- a CDS encoding trimeric intracellular cation channel family protein — translation MFFQTLDILGTIAFAISGVLVAMHKRMDPFGVLIIAFVTAVGGGTLRDIMVGVEPVSWMRNMTFVYVIIASTIFAIVFRNYLKHLRRSLFLFDTIGIGLYTVVGIETGLVAGLHPIICIALGTMTACFGGVTRDILCNEIPVIFRKEIYATACIVGGLSYFLMRIFLQDENYLFIIAGLVVIVIRLIAVRFKVSLPSLYKDTSK, via the coding sequence ATGTTTTTTCAAACCTTAGACATATTAGGAACCATAGCCTTTGCCATATCTGGTGTACTTGTGGCTATGCATAAACGTATGGATCCGTTTGGTGTGTTAATCATTGCTTTTGTCACGGCTGTTGGTGGCGGAACGTTGCGTGACATCATGGTAGGTGTAGAGCCAGTGTCTTGGATGCGAAACATGACTTTTGTATACGTTATTATTGCTTCAACCATCTTCGCTATAGTGTTTAGAAATTACCTAAAACATCTGCGACGTTCTCTCTTTTTGTTCGATACTATTGGTATTGGGCTTTACACTGTTGTTGGTATAGAAACAGGTCTAGTAGCAGGATTGCACCCAATAATTTGCATTGCACTTGGAACTATGACCGCTTGTTTTGGTGGTGTTACCAGAGATATTTTGTGCAACGAAATTCCGGTAATATTTAGAAAGGAAATTTATGCGACTGCTTGTATTGTTGGCGGACTCAGTTATTTTTTAATGCGCATTTTTCTGCAAGATGAAAACTACCTTTTTATCATAGCAGGTTTGGTTGTCATTGTTATAAGATTAATAGCTGTGCGCTTTAAGGTGAGTTTACCGAGTTTGTATAAGGACACATCAAAGTAG